The sequence below is a genomic window from bacterium.
CGCGGCGCTCACCGAAGCGGTCTGGGATGTCCTCCGGACGGTCGAGGACCCGGAACTCCCGATTGCCATCACCGACCTCGGACTGGTCCGCGATGTGCAGGTCGCCGGCGACCGGATCTCGGTCCGTCTCGTCCCGACCTGGACGGGGTGTCCAGCGCTCGACGTCATCAGGGCGCGCGTGCGGGAGGCGCTTCAGGCCCTTCCGGGCGTCACGGACGCCGCGGTCGAGTACACCTACGACGAACCGTGGACGATAGACCGAGTCACCCCGCGCGGACGCCGACGCCTCGAGGCGCACGGCCTCGCGGTGCCCCGGTGCCGCTTCAGCGAGCCGGCGGTGTGCCCCACCTGCGGATCACGCGAAGTCGCGCTGGACAGCCTGTTCGGGCCGACCCTGTGCCGGGCCACCTACATCTGCCGCGCCTGCCGCAATCCCTTCGAGCGATTCAAGCCGCCCGCCGATCCCGAAGACCTCGGACGCTAGATCGCCTCGATTAGACCGTGCAGCGCCCGGGCGGCCGCGACCATTCCGGCCACCGAGGCCGATTCGTTCGCTTTGTGCGGTTGCCCGATCGATCCCGGCCCCAGGTTGCAGAAGTCGTGGGTCCGCTCGGCAAAGATCGAGAGGTCCTGGCGGCCCTGGGAAAACTGGATTGGGGCGCTCCCCTGCGTCTTTTGGAGGGCCTCTACCGCAGTCGCGAGCGTGTGCCCGTTCCGGTCGGCGAGCGTGGGCAGGCACAGCTTGCTGATCTCCAGCTCGTGATTGACGCCCTGGGCGGCCTCCCGGAGCTCCGCCTCGAATGTGGCGTAGTCCTCCCCCACGGAGAGCCGCCGGTCCACCGTCAGCCTGAGCCGGTCGGGAATGATATTGTCCGCCACCCCAGCGTGAGCGGCAACGACCGAGAGCGATGGAACGCTCTGCACGCCCCGCACCACCTCGATGGGCTTGAGGCGCTCGGCGATCGCTGCGATCCGCTCGATCACGGCGACCCCCCGGTAGATCGCGTTGTCGGCTCGGCGCCAGTCCGACGAGTGGCCGCTCCGCCCGACCACGGTGAGCGCCGCGATCGCCCGCCCCTGGCACCCGATCCCGATCGACAGACGGCCTGAGGCGTCATCGTATGAAGGTTCCGTGGTGATCGCGTAGTCCGGTCGCGCCCGGCCAATCAGCCGGCGCACGCCATTCCGGGGAATGATCGAGCCCCCCTCCTCATGGTTCGTGAACGCAAACCACGTGCGGGTTCGCGGACGCACGTGTTGGGCGAGCCACATCATGCAGGCGAGGCCCGCCTTCATGTCGGACGCGCCGAGTCCATACACCCGGCCGGCCTCCACCCGAGCCGCGAACGGATCGGTCTTCCAGCCGTCTACCGGAGGCACCGTGTCCATGTGTCCGTTCACGACGAGCAGGCGGTCGCCTTGGCCGACCTCCGCGGTGATGTTCCCCTCCTCATCGCGTTCCACGGCCACCCCGGCGGTCTTCAGGTGATCGTAGATGTACGCGGCGAGCGGCGCCTCTTCGCGGGTCACGCTTCGAATGCTGACAAGATCGCAGAGGGTCCGCTCGAGATACGCCGCCATTTCGGACACGCCACATCACCTCTTCGCACAGGTTCCACGGGGATCGAGGATCCCGCCGGGACTATCGAGTGGTTTGCACCGCGTCACGTTTCGATTGGGACTGAGACGATCCCTCTCAGCCGGGTCGCGCAGGCACGGTTGAGACAACGCGCGGCGCCCGCGATATTCTTGCGGGCGCCGGTTGCGTGGGGTAGGACGAGAGACCTATTTACCGGTGGGACGGAAGCTCTCCAGAATCTGGGAGATGTCCCCGAAGGACTTGCGGACGGTCTCCGGCTGATTGGGGGTGGCCCCGAAGATCATGTATCCGGTCTTGTCCACGGTAAAGTAGACCATGACGCTGTAGAGCTCATGCTGCTGCTTGGCCATCGTAAAGTACCGGTAAAACGCCGGGCGTTTCGCAATCGTCGCCGTCCCTTCCTTGACCAGCGCGTACCCTTCCAGCTTCTCGCCCATGGATTCGCCGGTGATCATGCCAAACGTCCGGGGCGAGAGCGCCCGTTCGAGCGGCATCCCCATCACCATCAAAACCGTCGGGGCGTCGCGCGACGCGCCGGGGTCGATCGCCATGAGCATCGAGAACAGGTTCTTGCCCATCTGCGACACGATCTCCCCGGCCAGGGGCGTGGCGTTCATCGACACGATTTCCCACGAGGTGGGAAAACTGATGGAATAGCGTCCGTTCGGATCGGTCACGCTCCGCAGCGTAGGCTCAGCCGAGGCCGGGACCGAGGCGGCGAGGAGCAGCACGCCACAGAGGGAGCTCGCGAGTCGTAGCCGCATCGGCGCCTTCATGGTATTGCGGAGTATAGCATAGCCCCGCGGCGCCGCAAGACGGTCGCGTTCACGGCCAAAGAGATTTATCCGTTCGGAGGGGATGCCGGCATCTGATCGAACGAGCAATCCTCGGTGAGATCTCTCACGCGACGGAGGAGAGATGACATGAAATCGGTCGAAAGCTTCGACCGGCCGGGCGCAGGAGGCGCGCGTCCAGAGTGCGCGGAATATCTGGCCTC
It includes:
- the paaD gene encoding 1,2-phenylacetyl-CoA epoxidase subunit PaaD, which produces MVTPAALTEAVWDVLRTVEDPELPIAITDLGLVRDVQVAGDRISVRLVPTWTGCPALDVIRARVREALQALPGVTDAAVEYTYDEPWTIDRVTPRGRRRLEAHGLAVPRCRFSEPAVCPTCGSREVALDSLFGPTLCRATYICRACRNPFERFKPPADPEDLGR
- a CDS encoding M20/M25/M40 family metallo-hydrolase is translated as MAAYLERTLCDLVSIRSVTREEAPLAAYIYDHLKTAGVAVERDEEGNITAEVGQGDRLLVVNGHMDTVPPVDGWKTDPFAARVEAGRVYGLGASDMKAGLACMMWLAQHVRPRTRTWFAFTNHEEGGSIIPRNGVRRLIGRARPDYAITTEPSYDDASGRLSIGIGCQGRAIAALTVVGRSGHSSDWRRADNAIYRGVAVIERIAAIAERLKPIEVVRGVQSVPSLSVVAAHAGVADNIIPDRLRLTVDRRLSVGEDYATFEAELREAAQGVNHELEISKLCLPTLADRNGHTLATAVEALQKTQGSAPIQFSQGRQDLSIFAERTHDFCNLGPGSIGQPHKANESASVAGMVAAARALHGLIEAI